Proteins encoded within one genomic window of Ovis aries strain OAR_USU_Benz2616 breed Rambouillet chromosome 1, ARS-UI_Ramb_v3.0, whole genome shotgun sequence:
- the DDR2 gene encoding discoidin domain-containing receptor 2 isoform X2, with amino-acid sequence MSLAPVPTPSSEMNLIPRMPLVLLLLLPILSSAKAQVNPAVCRYPLGMSGGHIPDEDITASSQWSESTAARYGRLDSEEGDGAWCPEIPVEPDDLKEFLQIDLHTLHFITLVGTQGRHAGGHGIEFAPMYKINYSRDGTRWISWRNRHGKQVLDGNSNPYDIFLKDLEPPIVARFVRFIPVTDHSMNVCMRVELYGCVWLDGLVSYSAPAGQQFVLPGGSIIYLNDSVYDGAVGYSMTEGLGQLTDGVSGLDDFTQTHEYHVWPGYDYVGWRNESATNGYIEIMFEFDRIRNFTTMKVHCNNMFAKGVKIFKEVQCYFRSEANEWEPNAVSFPLVLDDVNPSARFVTVPLHHRMASAIKCQYHFADTWMMFSEITFQSDATMYNNSGALPTSPVAPTTYDPMLKVDDSNTRILIGCLVAIIFILLAIIVIILWRQFWQKMLEKASRRMLDDEMTVSLSLPSESSMFNNNRSSSPSEQESNSTYDRIFPLRPDYQEPSRLIRKLPEFAPGEEESGCSGVVKPVQPSGPEGVPHYAEADIVNLQGVTGGNTYSVPAVTMDLLSGKDVAVEEFPRKLLTFKEKLGEGQFGEVHLCEVEGMEKFKDKDFALDVSANQPVLVAVKMLRADANKNARNDFLKEIKIMSRLKDPNIIRLLAVCITEDPLCMITEYMENGDLNQFLSRHEPPSSSSASVPTVSYANLKFMATQIASGMKYLSSLNFVHRDLATRNCLVGKNYTIKIADFGMSRNLYSGDYYRIQGRAVLPIRWMSWESILLGKFTTASDVWAFGVTLWETFTFCQEQPYSQLSDEQVIENTGEFFRDQGRQTYLPQPAICPDSVYKLMLSCWRRDTKHRPSFQEIHLLLLQQADE; translated from the exons CTGTATGCCGCTACCCTCTGGGCATGTCAGGAGGCCACATTCCCGATGAGGACATCACAGCCTCCAGTCAGTGGTCAGAGTCCACCGCTGCCAGATATGGAAG GCTGGACTCAGAAGAAGGGGACGGAGCCTGGTGTCCCGAGATTCCAGTGGAACCCGATGACCTGAAGGAGTTTCTGCAGATTGACTTGCACACCCTGCACTTTATCACTCTGGTGGGGACCCAGGGACGCCATGCAGGGGGCCATGGCATTGAGTTTGCCCCCATGTACAAGATCAACTACAGTCGAGATGGCACTCGCTGGATCTCTTGGCGGAACCGGCATGGGAAACAG gTGCTGGATGGAAATAGTAACCCCTATGACATTTTCCTAAAGGATTTGGAGCCACCCATTGTGGCCAGATTTGTCCGCTTTATCCCAGTAACTGATCACTCCATGAATGTGTGCATGAGGGTGGAACTTTACGGATGTGTCTGGCTGG ATGGCTTGGTGTCTTACAGTGCTCCAGCTGGACAGCAGTTTGTACTGCCGGGAGGCTCCATCATTTATCTCAACGATTCTGTCTATGATGGAGCTGTTGGGTACAG CATGACTGAAGGGCTGGGCCAGTTGACTGATGGGGTGTCTGGCCTGGATGATTTCACGCAGACCCACGAGTACCATGTGTGGCCGGGCTATGACTACGTGGGCTGGAGAAACGAGAGTGCCACCAATGGTTACATTGAGATCATGTTTGAGTTTGACCGCATCAGGAATTTTACTACTATGAAG GTCCACTGCAACAACATGTTTGCTAAGGGTGTGAAGATTTTTAAGGAGGTCCAGTGCTACTTCCGCTCTGAAGCCAATGAATGGGAACCTAATGCCGTCTCCTTCCCGCTGGTGCTGGATGACGTCAACCCCAGTGCTCGCTTCGTCACTGTGCCCCTCCACCACCGCATGGCCAGTGCCATCAAGTGCCAATACCATTTTGCTGACACCTGGATGATGTTCAGTGAGATCACCTTCCAATCAG ATGCTACAATGTACAACAACTCTGGAGCCCTGCCCACATCGCCTGTGGCACCCACAACCTATG ATCCCATGCTTAAAGTTGATGACAGCAACACTCGAATCCTGATTGGCTGCTTGGTAGCCATCATCTTCATTCTCTTGGCCATCATTGTCATCATCCTTTGGAGGCAGTTCTGGCagaaaatgctggagaag GCTTCCCGGAGGATGCTGGATGATGAAATGACAGTCAGCCTTTCCCTGCCCAGTGAATCCAGCATGTTCAACAATAACCGCTCCTCATCACCAAGTGAGCAGGAGTCCAACTCCACTTATGATCGCATCTTTCCACTTCGCCCTGACTACCAGGAGCCATCCAGGCTGATACGAAAACTTCCAGAATTTGCTCCAGGGGAGGAAGAGTCAG GCTGCAGTGGCGTTGTGAAGCCAGTCCAGCCCAGTGGGCCTGAGGGCGTGCCCCACTACGCAGAGGCTGACATTGTGAACCTCCAGGGGGTGACTGGAGGCAACACCTACTCTGTGCCTGCCGTTACCATGGACCTGCTTTCGGGAAAAGACGTGGCTGTGGAAGAGTTCCCCAGGAAGCTCTTAACATTCAAGGAGAAGCTGGGTGAAGGCCAGTTTGGGGAG GTTCATCTCTGTGAAGTGGAGGGAATGGAAAAGTTCAAAGACAAAGATTTTGCCCTAGATGTCAGTGCCAACCAGCCTGTCCTGGTGGCTGTGAAAATGCTCCGAGCAGATGCCAACAAGAATGCCAG GAATGATTTTCTCAAGGAGATAAAGATCATGTCCCGGCTCAAGGACCCAAACATCATCCGTCTCTTAGCTGTGTGCATCACTGAGGACCCTCTTTGCATGATCACTGAGTACATGGAAAATGGAGATCTCAATCAGTTTCTTTCCCGCCACGAGCCACCCAGTTCTTCCTCTGCCAGTGTACCCACTGTCAG TTATGCCAACCTGAAGTTTATGGCTACCCAGATTGCATCTGGTATGAAGTACCTTTCCTCACTTAATTTTGTTCATCGAGATCTGGCCACACGAAACTGCTTAGTGGGTAAGAACTATACCATCAAGATAGCTGATTTTGGAATGAGCAGAAACCTATACAGTGGTGACTACTACCGAATCCAGGGCCGGGCAGTGCTCCCGATCCGCTGGATGTCCTGGGAGAGCATCTTGCTG GGCAAATTCACCACAGCAAGTGATGTGTGGGCCTTTGGGGTGACTCTGTGGGAGACATTCACCTTTTGCCAGGAACAGCCCTATTCCCAACTGTCAGATGAACAGGTCATTGAGAATACTGGAGAGTTCTTCCGAGACCAAGGGAGGCAG
- the DDR2 gene encoding discoidin domain-containing receptor 2 isoform X3, which produces MNLIPRMPLVLLLLLPILSSAKAQVNPAVCRYPLGMSGGHIPDEDITASSQWSESTAARYGRLDSEEGDGAWCPEIPVEPDDLKEFLQIDLHTLHFITLVGTQGRHAGGHGIEFAPMYKINYSRDGTRWISWRNRHGKQVLDGNSNPYDIFLKDLEPPIVARFVRFIPVTDHSMNVCMRVELYGCVWLDGLVSYSAPAGQQFVLPGGSIIYLNDSVYDGAVGYSMTEGLGQLTDGVSGLDDFTQTHEYHVWPGYDYVGWRNESATNGYIEIMFEFDRIRNFTTMKVHCNNMFAKGVKIFKEVQCYFRSEANEWEPNAVSFPLVLDDVNPSARFVTVPLHHRMASAIKCQYHFADTWMMFSEITFQSDATMYNNSGALPTSPVAPTTYDPMLKVDDSNTRILIGCLVAIIFILLAIIVIILWRQFWQKMLEKASRRMLDDEMTVSLSLPSESSMFNNNRSSSPSEQESNSTYDRIFPLRPDYQEPSRLIRKLPEFAPGEEESGCSGVVKPVQPSGPEGVPHYAEADIVNLQGVTGGNTYSVPAVTMDLLSGKDVAVEEFPRKLLTFKEKLGEGQFGEVHLCEVEGMEKFKDKDFALDVSANQPVLVAVKMLRADANKNARNDFLKEIKIMSRLKDPNIIRLLAVCITEDPLCMITEYMENGDLNQFLSRHEPPSSSSASVPTVSYANLKFMATQIASGMKYLSSLNFVHRDLATRNCLVGKNYTIKIADFGMSRNLYSGDYYRIQGRAVLPIRWMSWESILLGKFTTASDVWAFGVTLWETFTFCQEQPYSQLSDEQVIENTGEFFRDQGRQTYLPQPAICPDSVYKLMLSCWRRDTKHRPSFQEIHLLLLQQADE; this is translated from the exons CTGTATGCCGCTACCCTCTGGGCATGTCAGGAGGCCACATTCCCGATGAGGACATCACAGCCTCCAGTCAGTGGTCAGAGTCCACCGCTGCCAGATATGGAAG GCTGGACTCAGAAGAAGGGGACGGAGCCTGGTGTCCCGAGATTCCAGTGGAACCCGATGACCTGAAGGAGTTTCTGCAGATTGACTTGCACACCCTGCACTTTATCACTCTGGTGGGGACCCAGGGACGCCATGCAGGGGGCCATGGCATTGAGTTTGCCCCCATGTACAAGATCAACTACAGTCGAGATGGCACTCGCTGGATCTCTTGGCGGAACCGGCATGGGAAACAG gTGCTGGATGGAAATAGTAACCCCTATGACATTTTCCTAAAGGATTTGGAGCCACCCATTGTGGCCAGATTTGTCCGCTTTATCCCAGTAACTGATCACTCCATGAATGTGTGCATGAGGGTGGAACTTTACGGATGTGTCTGGCTGG ATGGCTTGGTGTCTTACAGTGCTCCAGCTGGACAGCAGTTTGTACTGCCGGGAGGCTCCATCATTTATCTCAACGATTCTGTCTATGATGGAGCTGTTGGGTACAG CATGACTGAAGGGCTGGGCCAGTTGACTGATGGGGTGTCTGGCCTGGATGATTTCACGCAGACCCACGAGTACCATGTGTGGCCGGGCTATGACTACGTGGGCTGGAGAAACGAGAGTGCCACCAATGGTTACATTGAGATCATGTTTGAGTTTGACCGCATCAGGAATTTTACTACTATGAAG GTCCACTGCAACAACATGTTTGCTAAGGGTGTGAAGATTTTTAAGGAGGTCCAGTGCTACTTCCGCTCTGAAGCCAATGAATGGGAACCTAATGCCGTCTCCTTCCCGCTGGTGCTGGATGACGTCAACCCCAGTGCTCGCTTCGTCACTGTGCCCCTCCACCACCGCATGGCCAGTGCCATCAAGTGCCAATACCATTTTGCTGACACCTGGATGATGTTCAGTGAGATCACCTTCCAATCAG ATGCTACAATGTACAACAACTCTGGAGCCCTGCCCACATCGCCTGTGGCACCCACAACCTATG ATCCCATGCTTAAAGTTGATGACAGCAACACTCGAATCCTGATTGGCTGCTTGGTAGCCATCATCTTCATTCTCTTGGCCATCATTGTCATCATCCTTTGGAGGCAGTTCTGGCagaaaatgctggagaag GCTTCCCGGAGGATGCTGGATGATGAAATGACAGTCAGCCTTTCCCTGCCCAGTGAATCCAGCATGTTCAACAATAACCGCTCCTCATCACCAAGTGAGCAGGAGTCCAACTCCACTTATGATCGCATCTTTCCACTTCGCCCTGACTACCAGGAGCCATCCAGGCTGATACGAAAACTTCCAGAATTTGCTCCAGGGGAGGAAGAGTCAG GCTGCAGTGGCGTTGTGAAGCCAGTCCAGCCCAGTGGGCCTGAGGGCGTGCCCCACTACGCAGAGGCTGACATTGTGAACCTCCAGGGGGTGACTGGAGGCAACACCTACTCTGTGCCTGCCGTTACCATGGACCTGCTTTCGGGAAAAGACGTGGCTGTGGAAGAGTTCCCCAGGAAGCTCTTAACATTCAAGGAGAAGCTGGGTGAAGGCCAGTTTGGGGAG GTTCATCTCTGTGAAGTGGAGGGAATGGAAAAGTTCAAAGACAAAGATTTTGCCCTAGATGTCAGTGCCAACCAGCCTGTCCTGGTGGCTGTGAAAATGCTCCGAGCAGATGCCAACAAGAATGCCAG GAATGATTTTCTCAAGGAGATAAAGATCATGTCCCGGCTCAAGGACCCAAACATCATCCGTCTCTTAGCTGTGTGCATCACTGAGGACCCTCTTTGCATGATCACTGAGTACATGGAAAATGGAGATCTCAATCAGTTTCTTTCCCGCCACGAGCCACCCAGTTCTTCCTCTGCCAGTGTACCCACTGTCAG TTATGCCAACCTGAAGTTTATGGCTACCCAGATTGCATCTGGTATGAAGTACCTTTCCTCACTTAATTTTGTTCATCGAGATCTGGCCACACGAAACTGCTTAGTGGGTAAGAACTATACCATCAAGATAGCTGATTTTGGAATGAGCAGAAACCTATACAGTGGTGACTACTACCGAATCCAGGGCCGGGCAGTGCTCCCGATCCGCTGGATGTCCTGGGAGAGCATCTTGCTG GGCAAATTCACCACAGCAAGTGATGTGTGGGCCTTTGGGGTGACTCTGTGGGAGACATTCACCTTTTGCCAGGAACAGCCCTATTCCCAACTGTCAGATGAACAGGTCATTGAGAATACTGGAGAGTTCTTCCGAGACCAAGGGAGGCAG